A genomic window from Caldicellulosiruptor kronotskyensis 2002 includes:
- a CDS encoding DUF6978 family protein: MLEKQIVFPMVDSSLTLNVVCLDNISERLLIDINRKGTFKLTRCTYNERYQTVITLVRLDIDTKPHRNPDGTVIGPNHIHIYKEGYGDKWAYPLEDFKCFKNPKDLIQTFVEFCRFCNIIEIPTVQAVMT, encoded by the coding sequence ATCCTTGAAAAACAAATTGTTTTTCCTATGGTAGATAGTTCGTTAACTTTAAACGTAGTTTGTTTAGATAATATTTCGGAAAGACTATTAATAGATATTAATAGAAAGGGTACGTTTAAACTAACACGTTGTACATACAACGAAAGATATCAGACAGTTATAACCTTAGTAAGATTGGATATTGATACAAAACCTCACAGGAATCCAGATGGAACAGTTATTGGACCTAACCACATACATATATACAAAGAAGGATATGGAGATAAGTGGGCTTATCCATTAGAGGACTTTAAGTGTTTCAAAAATCCTAAAGACCTAATACAAACATTTGTAGAATTTTGTAGATTTTGCAATATCATAGAAATTCCTACCGTTCAGGCGGTGATGACATAG
- a CDS encoding DUF1829 domain-containing protein, which yields MSEVLEAKFFIDSYLKWLKENTDIKKLENNVFELTTPFLDRHNDYIQIYVVKEGDKLTLTDGGYTLNDLAMSGMEMNTERRKQILKTILNGFGISLEKEALVVKCDLKTFPLYKHNLIQAILAINDMFMLSRQNVMSIFLEDVENFLKANNIRYVPGFSLIGKSGFNYRFDFVIPYSKNAPERFIKAVNNPTKDITKSIIFAWNDTKVTRTGETKLYTILNDEDNDVSSDIIRAFLEYEITPIKWTERKKYIDELAA from the coding sequence ATGAGTGAAGTGTTAGAAGCAAAATTTTTTATCGATTCTTATTTAAAATGGTTAAAAGAGAATACTGATATAAAAAAATTAGAGAATAATGTTTTTGAACTGACTACTCCCTTTCTTGATAGACACAACGACTATATCCAAATTTATGTGGTAAAAGAAGGTGACAAACTGACCTTGACCGACGGTGGATATACGCTAAATGATTTAGCCATGTCAGGAATGGAAATGAACACAGAAAGAAGGAAACAAATTCTAAAAACTATTTTAAATGGCTTTGGTATTAGTCTAGAAAAGGAAGCGTTGGTAGTTAAGTGCGATTTAAAGACTTTTCCTTTGTACAAGCATAACTTAATACAGGCAATATTAGCAATCAATGATATGTTCATGTTGTCGCGCCAGAATGTAATGTCGATATTTTTAGAAGATGTAGAGAATTTTCTAAAAGCAAATAATATTAGGTATGTCCCAGGTTTTAGCTTAATTGGAAAAAGTGGTTTTAATTATAGATTTGATTTTGTTATACCATATTCTAAAAATGCTCCGGAGAGGTTTATAAAAGCTGTAAATAATCCTACCAAAGATATTACAAAGTCAATAATATTTGCATGGAATGATACAAAGGTAACGCGAACTGGTGAAACAAAATTGTATACAATCTTAAACGATGAAGACAACGATGTTTCATCAGATATAATAAGAGCTTTTTTAGAGTATGAGATAACACCTATAAAATGGACAGAAAGAAAGAAGTATATAGATGAGTTAGCAGCATAA